TTGGTCCGCAGCGAAAACCTGGCGGACACCTGTGGTCGTCCGGCTTTAGGCCGGAGTGGTTAAAATCGCGTTGTCAGCCGATCACCGAAAGCGCGCTCGCGCGACCCAGCTCGTCGGTTCCGATCACCCACAGGGCGCCGAAAGCGATCGCCACACCATAGGGAATGGCGATCCGGTCGCGCCGGCGGCGGGTGATGTGCCAGGCGCCGAAGAGGAGAGTGAGCACTCCGCCGGCCAGCGCCATGACGACAATGAGTTTCATGAAAGCGGCGGGCGGCACCCAGAGCGCCAGCGCGGTCAGCAGCTTGACGTCTCCGCCGCCCATCATGCGTACGGCGAACAGCGCTGCGCAGACGGCAAAGGTCGCCAGGGCAATGCCGAATTGCTGAGCGACGCCGGGCCACAGATCGAGGCCGCTCGCCCACCAGAAGGCGGGCGCGGCCAGAGCGATCGCAGCGTTCAGCCAGTTGGCGATGCGGCGGCTTTTCAAGTCGGTAAAGCTCGCGAACAGCAGCGCGATTGTCAGCGCTCCGAGCAGTCCGTAATAAGCATATTCCTGCAGCATCAGGCCCCCGAAGGTTCTCTTCGACTGCAGTGTTACGAAATATGGCTTACCAAAGAGTAACCAAGAGCTGGAGGGCGTCATTAGCCAAACCGCCGATGCTGACCGCGAGACCGGTGCGGGCGCCGTGAAGGGGAGCGCTGTCGATCGTCGGGCGATCCCCCCTGTCGCGCGCGAGAGCGAATGGATGGCGGCGGACGGGCACCGGATCCGGCGGATCGACTGGCCGGGCGGGGCGCAGGCCGTCCGTGGTTCAATCCTGTTCTTCCCGGGGCGTGGGGACAATTACGAGAAATACCTCGAAACGCTGGAGGAATGGCACCGCGAGGGCTGGCGGGTGACCGCGGCCGACTGGCGCGGGCAGGCGGGTTCGGGGCGGCTCGGCGCGGATGCGACCACGGGCCATGTCGACGACTTCGCGATATGGGTAGAGGATCTCGCCGCGTTCTGGCGCGGCTGGAAAGCCGTAACCCCCGGTCCGCATGTGCTGGCGGGACATTCCATGGGCGGGCACCTGGTCATGCGAGCGGTCGTCGAGGAGAGGGTCGATCCCGACGCGCTGGTGCTGTCCGCGCCAATGCTCGGCATGGCCGGGCCGCCGCTCCCGCTGCCGGTGCTGAGCTGGATCGCGCGCCTGATGACTGTGATCGGTGCGCCGACCCGGCCCGCCTGGAAATGGAGCGAGAAGCCGGGCGAAATGCCGACCGACCGCCAGCAATTGCTGACCCACGATCCTGATCGCTATGCGGATGAAGTGTGGTGGCGGAAGGAGCGGCCCGAGCTGGTGATGGGGCCGGGCAGCTGGAAATGGGTCGAGCGCGCTTACGCTTCCAGCCGGGCGATCTTCGCGAGAGGAGGACTGGAGCAGGTCGGAGTACCGGTGCTTATCGTCGCCACCCGCCGCGACCGTCTGGTGAGCCACGCCGCGATCGAGAAAGCCTGCGCGCGCTTGCCCGAATGCGAGTCGGTGGATTTCGGCAGCGACGCCCATCACGAAATCCTTCGCGAAACTGATGCGGTGCGTGGGCGGGCGATGGCGGCGATCGCGGATTTCCTCGATCGCAAGGCGCCAGCCGCGCGATGAAAATCCACGATTTCGCAGTGATCGGAGCCGGCATGGCCGGGGCGAGCCTCGCCGCCGAACTGGCAGACAGCGCCAGCGTGCTTCTGCTCGAGGCCGAAGACGCACCGGGATATCATGCGACGGGTCGCTCGGCCGCGTTCTGGGAAGAATGCTATGGCGGGCCGGACATCGTTCCGCTCACGCTTGCATCCGGCCCCTACCTCGCCGAACACGATTTCCTGAACCGGCGCGGCGCACTCTACGTCGCGCGAGACGAGGACATATCCGCGCTCGACGAATTCATGAACAGTTTCGCCGATACCGGCGTCAATATCGTGCATTGGGGGGGCGAATCGGTGAAGCGGCGGCTTCCCGGCGTTCAATTGCAGTGGACCGCGGCCGCTTGGGAACCGGCCTGCGCCGATATCGACGTGGCCGCGCTCCACGCTCACTACCTGAGGCTTGGACGATCGCGGGGCGTGCGCTTGCAAACCCGCGCGGGGGTTGTCGGGCTCGATCGTACAGACGGTGTCTGGCACATCCAGACAGCGGACGGGCAGCATCATCGCGCCACCTGTATCGTGAACGCAGCCGGTGCGTGGGCCGACCGTGTCGCCGTTCTGGCAGGAGCGAAGCCGATCGGCATCGCGCCCCTGCGCCGGACCGTGGTGCAGTTGCGGACCGATCCGGCGCCGCCCGCCGACATGCCCCTCGTTCTCGATGTGAACGGACGGTTCTACTTCAAGCCGGATGCCGGCAGGCTGTGGCTCAGCCCGCAGGACGAGGTGCCGAGCGAGCCCGGTGATGCGGCGCCCGAGGAACTGGCCGTTGCCGAGGCGATCGCCTTGCTCGAAGAGGTCGTCGACTGGCGCATCGAGGCGGTCGAGCGCCGCTGGGCGGGGCTGCGCAGCTTCGCGCCGGATCGCAGGCCCGTCTACGGTTTCGACCCGCAAGCGGAAGGCTTTGCCTGGTTCGCAGGCCAGGGCGGCTTCGGCATCCAGACCGCACCCGCTGCCGCCCGGTTGGGGTCGCAATTGCTGCTCGGCAATGCGCGGGATGCGATGACGGCGGAGTTGGACGCCGCGCTTTATGCGCCGAGCCGGTTCGTCTGATCCCGCTCAGGCGGCGCGTGCCTGCTCCGCCGCATCGCTCGCCAGCCGGTCAACCCGCTCGTTTTCCGCATGGCCGGAATGTCCGCGGACCCAGTGCCATTCGATCCGGTGCCGCTCGGTCTGCGCGATCAGTTCGTGCCACAGATCGGCGTTGCGGACGGGCTTCTTGCTCGCGTTGACCCAGCCGCGCTTCTTCCAGCCTTCGACCCAGCGAGTGATCCCGTCGATCAGATATTTGCTGTCGGTGAAGAGATCGACCTCGCACGGCTCGATCAGCGCCTCCAGCGCCCGAATCGCCGCGGTCATCTCCATGCGATTGTTCGTCGTCGCGGGATCGCCGCCCGACAATTCCTTCTCGTGACGGCCAAGGCGCAGCAGCGCGCCCCAGCCGCCGGGACCGGGATTGCCCTTGCACGCCCCGTCGGTAAAGATTTCGACCCGCTTCATGCGAAGGCGCCTTGGCCCGCATCGCGGTAGAATTCCAGTCGCCTTGCGAATTCCATCGGATCCTTGCGACGCACCAGCGCATCGCCGGGTGTGTCGAACCAGTCCTCGGTGCGGCTGGCGACGAAGCGGAGGCACCCGGCCTGCGCGAGCAAGGGCAGGGCGGCGCGCTCCTCGGCGGAGAGCGGACGGACCGATTCGTAACCGGCGACAAGCGCCCGCCCGACGGCGGCATCGATCGTCTCGCCGCGCGGATCGAATGCCCAGGCGGCATGGGTGACGGCCAGATCGTAGGCCATGGCGCCGTTGGCAGCGAAGTAGAAGTCGATGAGGCCGCTGACCTCGTCCCCCAGCATCAGGACGTTGTCGGGGAAAAGGTCCGAATGGATGATCGATTCGGGCAGGCCTCCGAGCATCTGGCGGGCGATGTCGGAGGCGCGGGCGGCGGTGGCCGGAAGGTCCGGGTCGATTCCGGCAAGGCGCGACTCGGAAAAGCGCGCGAGGATGCCGGCCGAATTCTCCGCCGTCAGCGGGTTTTGCCGCGTGTGCGGATAGCGCGTTCCGGCAAGGTGGACGCGCGCCAGCGCCCGCCCGGCCGAATGCGCCTGCGCCGGGCTTGGCTCCGAGGGCGAGACGCCGGGAAGGAACTCGATCAGCGCGACCGCCTTGCCCTCGACTTCCCGGCAGGCAGCGCCGTCGCGATCATGAATCGTCGCGGGCACCGCGCAGCCTTCCGCCGCGAGATGGTCGAGCAGGCCGAGGAAGAAGGGCAGGTCCGTGACGTCGATCCGGCGTTCGTACATTGTCAGCACGTAGCGCGCGCCCGTGCCATCGCGGCCAGTGGTCTCGATCAGCCAGTTGCTGTTGGAAATGCCTTCCGCGATGCCCTTGGCCGAGACGAGTTCCCCGACATCGTAGGAGGCGATGAGCTCCGCCAGCCGCTCGCTGCCGAGATGGGTGTAGACCGCCACCTGAGCCGGCCCGTCACTCGGTAAGCTGGCGCGGCAGTTTGAAGACCATCTTCTCCTCGGCGGCGGTGATCGTCCGCTCCTCGACCTCGCGCCATTCGGAAAGTCTGGCGACCACTTCGCGCACCAGCTTTTCCGGAGCCGAGGCGCCTGCGGTCAGTCCGACCGTTCCGACGCCGACCAGCCACTCGGGATCGATATCGCTCGCCCGCTGGATCAGCCGCGCATCAGTGCCCAGCCGCTCCGCCACCTCGACGAGCCGCACCGAGTTGGAGGAATTGGGCGCGCCGATCACCAGCACCAGATCGCTCGCCGGAGCGATCTGCTTGACCGCCGCCTGGCGGTTGGAGGTAGCGTAGCAGATGTCTTCCGCCTTGGGCCCGAGGATCTGGGGGAAACGGCGTTCCAGCGCCGCCACGATCTCGGCCGTATCGTCGACTGAAAGCGTGGTCTGCGTGAGGTAGGACAGCGCATCTTCCGGTCCGAAATCGAGCTTCGCGACATCGTCGATGGTCTCGACCAGCGTCATGCTGCCTTCCGGCACCTGGCCCATCGTGCCGATGACTTCGGGATGACCCGCATGGCCGATGAAGATGATGTGCTGGTTCTTCTCGATCTGGCGTTCGGCCTGGCGGTGCACCTTGCTCACCAGCGGGCAGGTGGCATCGACATAGAGGAGCTTGCGCCGCTGCGCCTCGGCCGGGACCGATTTGGGGACGCCGTGAGCGCTGAAGACCACCGGCGCGTCGTCGGGCACTTCGTCCAGTTCCTCGACGAAGACTGCGCCTTTGGCCTTCAGCCCTTCGACCACATAGCGATTATGGACAATCTCGTGCCGGACATAGACCGGCGCGCCGTATTTCTCGAGCGCGCGCTCGACAATCTCGATCGCCCGGTCGACTCCGGCGCAGAAACCGCGCGGGGCTGCGATCAGCAGGGTGAGAGCGGGGCGGTCGGTGTTGCCGGACCGGCTGCCGGACAACGACGCGCCGTTCGATTGTCCCGACGATTGAAAGGGGGCGTTCATACCCCGCCCCCTAGCGCTTTGCCGCGCGTCAAGCTAGGGCGCGCGAGGACACGACAAGCCAGGGAATGTTTCCGCGAATGCGCAGCCGACGTTTAGCAGCCAGCACTTTCACTCTCGCCGCTGCGGCCGCGGCGCTGGCAGGATGCGCGCGCGAGGGCGAGCTCGTGATCAATGACGGTGTGGGAATCACCGCGGTTCGCAGCGCCTGCCCGGCGGTCGGCATTCCCGACTACACTGGCGATATCACCACTTTTCGCGCGCCCGCTTCGCGGACCGCCGCCGATCTGGATGTGACGGCCGCGATCACCAATCTGCGCTCGACCTGCAACGATTCCGGCGAACGCATCTATGCCGAGGCGACATTCGACGTGGTCGCCCGGCGGACTGACGTCAGCGGGCCGCGACAGATCGAACTGCCCTATTTCGCCACCGTCCTGCGGGGCGGCAGCTCGGTCGTCACCAAGCGGATCGGGACGGTCACCTTGAATTTCGCCGACGGGCAGGAGCGCGCCAGCGCCACCGGCAAGGCCGGGGCCTTCGTCAATCAGGCCGAGGCGACGCTCCCCGAAGATATCCGCCAGCAGATCACGCGTCGCCGCCGGGCGGGCGATGCCGATGCGGCGATCGATCCGCTGACCGATCCGGCGGTGCGCGCCGCGATCCAGCGCGCGACCTTCGAACTGCTGGTCGGCTTCCAGCTCAGCGAGGAACAACTGGCCTACAACGCCACCCGCTGAGCCTGCCCGCTATTGGCTAGCGCCGCGCCGTGGGCTAGGCGCGCCCGGCAATGACACGACCCAAAACGCTTCACGCCGCTTTCGCCGAGAAGGTCGGCGCCACCCTCGACGCGCTTGAAATGGAAGGCGCGCTGCCGGCCGATACGCCGCGCGCGGCCGTTTCGGTGGAGCCGCCGCGCGATCCCTCGCATGGCGACCTCGCCACCAACGCCGCGATGGTGCTGGCCAAGCAGGCCCGCACCAACCCGCGCGCCTTGGCGGAAAAGATCGCCGCGCATCTCGAAAACGATCCGGATATCGTGGGCGTCGAGATCGCCGGGCCGGGCTTCATCAATCTCCGCCTTTCGGACGAGGCCTGGCGGCGCGAATTGCTGGCGATCGCAGACCTCGGCGAAGAATACGGGCGCTCCGCAATGGGTGGCGGCAAGCGGGTGAACGTCGAGTTCGTCTCCGCCAATCCGACCGGCCCGATGCATATGGGCCATTGCCGCGGCGCGGTGGTGGGCGATGCCCTGTCGCGCCTGCTCGAATTCGCCGGCTTCGAGGTGATCCGCGAATATTACGTCAACGATGCCGGCAGCCAGGTCGATACGCTCGCGCGCTCCGCGCATCTGCGGTATCGCGAAGCTCTGAGCGAGGATATCGGCGAGATTCCCGAGGGGCTCTACCCCGGCGACTATCTCAAATCGGTCGGCGCGACGCTCGCCGCCGAACATGGCGACCGCTTCGCCGCTGCGGACGAGGCGGAATGGTTGCCGCTGTTCCGCAGGCAGGCCGTCGCCGCGATGATGGACATGATCCGCGCCGATCTGGCGCTGCTCGGCATCCGCCACGATGTCTTCGCGAGCGAGGCCGAATTGCAGGCCGCCGGCAAGCCGACCGAGGCCGAGGAGTGGCTGCGCGCCAAAGGCTTGGTCTATGACGGCACGCTGGAAGCGCCCAAGGGCAAGGCTCCGCCCGAGGACTGGGAGCCGGTCGAACTGCCGCTGTTCCGTTCGACGGAATTCGGCGACGACCAGGATCGCCCGATCAGGAAATCGGACGGCAAGTGGACCTATTTCGGTGCCGATCTCGCCTATCACTTCCAGAAGGCAGAGAATGCCGATGCGCTGATCGACATCTGGGGCGCCGATCATGCCGGAACGGTCAAGCGGATCAAGGCTGCCGTCGCCGCGCTCACCAAGGGTGCCGGGCGCGACGTGCCGTTCGACGTCAAGCTGATCCAGATGGTCAAGCTGCTGCGCGACGGCGAGCCGGTGAAGATGTCCAAGCGCTCGGGCAATTTCATTACCATCGCCGACATGGTCGAGGAAGTTGGCAAGGACGTGGTGCGCTTCACCATGCTGACCCGCAAGCCCGACGCGCAGATGGAATTCGATTTTGCCAAGGTGGTCGAGGCCAGCCGCGAGAACCCGGTCTTCTACCTGCAATATGCCCATGCCCGCATCCGCTCGACCTTGCGCAAGGCGGGCGTCGCGCCGTCGGCCGACCATCTCGATCTGCTGGGCGCGGACGAACTCGCTCTCGTTCGGGAGGCGGCACAGTTTCCCCGCGTCGTCGAGAGCGCCGCGCAGGCGCGCGAGCCGCACCGCATCGCCTTCTTCCTCGGCGACATCGCCGCCGCCTTCCACAGCTTCTGGAATGCCGGGAACGACGATCCGGCCAAGCGGATCATCCAGTCCGAGAACGAGACACTGACGGCCGCCCGTCTTTTCCTGGCCGACCAGATCGGGCAGGTCATTCGCAACGGATTGTCGATTCTGGGGGTCGAGGCCGTCGAGGAGATGTGACGATGGTTTCGGCGCGGGAATATCATACGCCGCAAGGCGATGCCGCTGCCTATGACGGCGACGAGTTCGCTTTCGAGGACGGGGACGAGAGCCTGCCTTGGCTCGAGGCGGACGATGACGACGTGCCGCAGGGTTTCGACACCACGCGCCTGATCACAATCGCCGTGCTGATGGTCGTCCTGTTGGGCGCGATCGTCGGCGCGATCTGGTGGCTCTCGAACGGCCCCGTCGCCGGCGGTCCCGCGCCCGATGGTTCGATCGTGGAGGCGCCGGAAGCGCCTTACAAGACCGCGCCGGAGGACGAGGGCGGCAAGACCTTTGCCGGGACCGGCGATACCAGCTTCGCGGTCGGCGAGGGGCAGATGCGCGAGGGTCGGCTAGCCGAACTCTCGTCAGCTTCCGACAATGCTGCGCCCGGCATGGACACGCTGACCACTCCGGAAGCCGAGGAAACGCCAAACACAGCGTCGCCTCCGCGCAGCCAGTCGCTGCCGGACGGAACGGCGGTGCAGGTCGGCGCCTATTCCAGCCGCTCGGATGCCGAGGCGGGCTGGGGCACGATCATTCGCCAGACCGACCTGCTGTCTGGTGTCGAGCACCGCATCGTCGAAGGGCAGGCCGATATCGGCCGCGTCTACCGGCTCCAGGCGGTCGGCGGCAGCCGGGAGAACGCGCGGCGGCTGTGCGGTGCGTTGTCGAACGCGGGCATTCCCTGCACGGTCAAGTAGGACGAGCCGGCTGCGCAACGGGCCGGTTTCCACATCGGGGACACGGCTTTATCTTGCGGGCCTTGTGCCAAACTGCGAGTCTGACGGGCGATGACACCCGCGATCTTCGGATTGAGCGGCCCGACGCTGACCGCCGAGGAGCGCGCCTTTTTCGCCGATGCCGACCCGGCAGGCTATATCCTGTTCGCCCGCAATTGCGTCGACAGGGAACAGTTGCGCGCACTCACCGACGATCTGCGAGCGATCAGGGGACGTGACCGGCTGATCGTTTCGATCGATCAGGAAGGCGGCCGTGTCGCGCGCATGAAGCCGCCCGAATGGCAGCGTTATCCCGCAGGCGAGGTGTTCGACCGCCTTTACCGCGTGGCCCCCGCCAGCGCGATTGAGGCGATCCGCGTCAATGCCGAGGCGATGGGCCGCGACCTGGCCGAATGCGGCATCACGGTCGATTTCAACGCCCCGCTCGACGTGCGCCGCGCCTATACCGACGATGTCATCGGCGACCGAGCGCTGGGCAGCGAACCGCTTCAGGTCGCGGCACTCGGCCGGGGAATGCTCGAAGGGCTGGGCCGGGCCGGTATCGTCGGCTGTCTCAAGCATATCCCCGGACATGGCCGCGCGACGGCGGACAGCCACAAGGAAATGCCGGTGGTGCACGCTGTTGCCGCCGAACTGGAAGCCGACATCGCGCCCTTCCGCGCGCTCGCCCACCATCCGCTGGGCATGACCTGCCACCTGATGTTCCCCGCGTGGGATGCCGAGAATCCTGCCACTCAGTCGCCCACTATCATTCGCGACGTGATCCGCGGGGCAATCGGCTTCGACGGGCTGCTGCTGACCGACGATATCGATATGCAGGCACTCGAAGGCAGCGTGCCCGAACGCTCCGAGCGCGCGCTTGCCGCAGGATGCGACATCACGCTCAATTGCTGGGGCCGGATGGACGACATGATCGGCATTGCCGAGCGCAATCCGGCGATGCCCGAAGAGACTGCGCGTCGTCTCGACCGGGTCCATGCTGCCATGGGGACTTCGCAGGAGGGCCTTGAGAGTGCCGAACTGCTCGCCAAGAGAGATGCCCTGCTGACCGCTGCCGGGATCGCGGTGTGAGCGCGGACCTCCTGCCTTTCGCGGGGGAAGAACCTGAGGGCGAGGGGCAGGCGGGGGCAAGCACGGAAGACGGCGCGCTTTATCTCGAGCTCGACGGCTGGGAAGGACCGCTCGACCTGCTGCTCGATCTCGCGCGGCGGCAGAAGGTCGACCTGCGGCAGATCTCGATCCTCGCGCTGGTCGACCAGTATCTCGACTATATCGAGCACGCCGAGGCTTTGAAGCTGGAGCTGGCGGCGGATTATCTCGTGATGGCGGCCTGGCTCGCCTATCTTAAATCCTCGCTCCTGCTGCCGCGCGAGGAGCAGGAGGAGCCCAGCGCCGAGGAACTCGCCCTGCGCTTGCAATTGCGTTTGCAACGCCTCGGCGCGATGCGCGAGGCGGCTGCGCGGCTGATGGCGCGCGATCGCATCGGGCGCGACGTTTTCCTTCGCGGCGCACCCGAAGGGCTCCGCATCGAACGAAAGACGCTGTGGAAGTGCGACCAGTATGCGCTGATCGGAGCCTATGGCCGGGTCAAGGCGCGCACGGCCCCGGCGGTCCACATGGTCCGCGAACGGCCGGTGATGACGCTCGACAGCGCGCTCGATCGCGTTTCGGCGATGCTCGGGGTAACGCTCGACTGGATGGAATTGCGCGAGTTCCTGCCCGCTCATGCCGAGCCGCGCCTGCGCCGTTCGGCTCTGGCATCGAGCTTCGTCGCAGCGCTCGAACTGGCACGCCTCGGGCGGGCCGAACTGCGGCAGGACGAGACTTTCGGCGCGCTGCGCCTCCGCCGAGTGCGCCGATGACCGAGATGGAGCGCGCGATCGAGGCGGCGCTGTTCGCCGCGGAAGAACCGCTGAGCGTGGAGGAACTGGCGCGCTTTCTCGGTGATGCGTCGCATGACGACGTCCGGCAGGGTTTGGAGGCCCTGTCCGATCACTACGCGACGCGCGGCCTGCGAATCGTCGAGCGAGGCCGGCGCTGGCATTTCGAGACCGCACCCGAACTCGCCCATTTCCTGCGCCGCGAACGCCAGCAGGTCCGCAGCCTCAGTCGCGCCGCGACCGAGGTTCTGGCGATCGTCGCCTATCACGAGCCGGTCAGCCGCGCGGAACTCGAATCGATTCGCGGAGTGCAGACATCCGGCGGCACGCTGGACGTTCTGATGGAAGCGGGCTGGATCCGCATCGCGGGGCGGCGGGACGTTCCCGGACGCCCGACGATCTACGCCACCACGCCCGAATTCCTCGATCATTTCGGTCTGGCGAGCCGCCGCGACCTTCCCGGCATCGCAGAGCTTCGCGCGGCAGGGCTGCTCGATCCGGTCGAGGAGGCGTTCGACGCGTTGATTGGCGGCGATGATGGTGGCGACGAGATGTCGGGCGAAGGCGACGAGCGCGGCGGTCCCCACGCTTCTTGACTGGCGCTCGCTCTCAACGACGCCTATATTGCGCGGAACAGTATTCCAAAGGTTCCTCTCCATGTCGCTCGGCCCCTGGCAGCTCATCATCATCGCCATCGTCATCCTCGTCCTGTTCGGGCGCGGGAAGATATCGGAGATGATGGGCGATTTCGGCAAGGGCATCAGCAGCTTCAAGAAAGGCATGAAGGAAGAGGAAGAGGCCAATCGCGAGCCTGCGCCGCGCCTCGAAGGGCCGGCACACGAAGCGAAGCCGGCGTCTCAGGCCACCGCCGATCCGCGCCCGGCCGAGAAATCCGAAACCCGCTCCTGATCCCGGAGTAGCGCCGCGTGTTCGATATCGGCGCCATGGAACTGCTCATCATTGTCGTGGTCGCGATCCTCGTCATCGGGCCAAAGGACATGCCCAAGGCCATGCGCACCGCGGGCCGCTGGATCGGCAAGATGCGGCGCATGTCCAATCACTTCCGCGCCGGCATCGACAACATGATCCGCGAAGCCGAACTGGAAGATGCGGAGAACGAATGGCGGGAGCGCAATGCGCGGATCATGGCGCAGCATCCGGATGCGGCGTCCCGGGTTCGCGAGCCAGAGAACCTGCTGACCGGCCACGAGATGGAACCGCTATCCGGCCCGCCATCGCAAGCCGATCCGGCCTCGGCTGAATCGGCAATCGCCCGTGCAGCCGAGGCCCGGACGAGTGAGGAGCCCGAGCTGCCGCTCGACCCTTCGACGAAACCGCGCGAGAACGAGAGCTGATGGCCCTGATCCGCGATATCGACGAGACCCAGTCGCCGCTGCTCGATCACCTCATCGAACTGCGCGCCCGGCTCGTGCGTTGCGTTCTGGCGCTGGTCATCGCCTTCGCCATCTGTCTTTATTTTGCCGACCCGATCCTCGGCTTCCTCGTTCAACCCCTCAAGAACTCGTTTCCGGATGGACGGGGGCAACTTATCTTCACCAAACTTTACGAGGTGTTCTTCGTGGAGTTGAAGGTGGCGCTATTCGCCGGCTTTTGCCTGAGTTTTCCGGTAATCGCGAACCAGCTCTGGGCCTTCATCGCGCCTGGGCTCTACGCTCGGGAGAAACGCGCTTTTCTCCCGTTCCTGATTGCGACGCCGGTCCTTTTCATGGCGGGTGCAGCGCTGGCTTATTACGTCGTTATGCCGACCGCGTTTCGCTGGTTTCTCGGTTTTGAAGGGGAGGCGGGCGGCCTCGCGATCGAGGCGCTGCCCACGGCGAACGAATATCTCGGTCTCGTGATGCAGTTCATCCTCGCGTTCGGAATGAGCTTTCTGCTGCCGGTGCTTCTGTTGCTGCTGCATCGCGCGGGAATCGTGTCGCGTGCGCAGCTTGCCGGGGCCCGGCGTTATGTGATCGTGCTGATCGTCGCGCTCGCGGCGGTGGTGACCCCGCCTGATCCGGGCTCGCAGATCATTCTTGCGATACCGTTGCTGCTGCTTTTCGAAGGGTCGCTCTTGCTGATGTGGATCACTGATCGGAAGTCCGAAGCGGGGGCCGACTTGTCTTCGTCGGTTTGAACATCGGCTCGGCTTCAATATCGGCAAAATAGACCGTTGGACTCTTACCCGCTCGGCATATCACGAAAGCGGCTGAACTCAGGAAAAAGAGCAAAAAAAACGGGGCCGCGAAGCCCCGTTTTTCTTTGTTATGATCCAGCGATCAGGCGCTGATCGGATCTTCGTCGTCGTCGACGGCGATCACGATGGCACCGATCACGGCGGCAGCCGCGAGAATACCGATGATCACGGACGAGCCGCCACCGAGTTCCGATTCGCCTTCGCTGCTGACGGGAGCCGACACGCGCTCAGCGGCGACGGCCGGGGCAACAGCAAGCGTAACGGCTGCTGCAGCTGCGGAAATAGTTCCCAGTTTCATTTAATCAAACTCCTTCGAGATATTGATCTCTGTTTAATCAGACCCATTGATACGCGGGCCAAAACTACGATGCAAGGGCGAATTCCCTCGATACATCGCGGATGTCGAACCTATGGACTGACGGGATCGTCATCCTCCGAAAGGAGAACGATCGCCGCGGCGACCACGGCAATACCGGCAATGAAGACCAGCGAACTCTCGCCACCGATCCGATTGGCCCCTTCGACCGGGGCGGCTTCGCGCGATGCGATTTGTGCACCGAGCGGAGTCGCCACGAGAGTAAGGGCTGCCATCGGCAAGACGAGACGTCGCGAATTCATGATACCGGTCCAACTCCAATCGAGGGCACGATCATCCTGCCCATTGCGGAAACAATGCTTTAGGTTGGGTTAAAGTGCCCGATCAATCCTGCAATGTTCCCACGACTACGGATTTTGCTATCCGGTGTTGCCAGCGGGCAACGAAACCGTGGCCGATCTATTCTTCGGCGCTGTAGACCCTGACGCCCGCCATCCAGGTCTCGAGCACCTTGGTCTCGCGCAGTTCGGCCGCTTCCACCAAAAGCGGATCGCGATCGACGAGAACGAAATCGGCGCGTTCGCCCGGCACCAGCCGACCGAACCGTCCTTCGGCGAAGCCTGCGAACGCCGCGTCCGCCGTGAAACCCGCCAGAGCCTGCTCCCGCGTCAGGCGCTGCTCTGGCAACCAGCCGCCGAACGGCTCGCCGGAGGCATCGGTCCGCGTGACGGCGGCGGCCATGCCGGGGAAGGGGTTCGGCGATTCGACCGGAGCGTCCGACCCGAAGGCGAGCTTGCCGCCGGCATCGAGGATGCTTTTCCAGGCATACGCGCCCCTGATCCGATCCGGGCCGAGCCGCGCTTCGGCCATGAGGCGATCAGAGGTCTGGTGGATCGGCTGGACCGAGGCGATGATGTCGTGTTCGCCGAAAAGCGGAAGGTCCGCCGGGTCGACGATCTGCGCGTGTTCGATCCGCCACCGCCGGTCGCCCGGATAGCTTTCGGCGATTTCATGAATGGCAGACAGGGCCTCGGCATTCGCGGCCGTGCCGAT
The genomic region above belongs to Qipengyuania spongiae and contains:
- the argS gene encoding arginine--tRNA ligase, with translation MTRPKTLHAAFAEKVGATLDALEMEGALPADTPRAAVSVEPPRDPSHGDLATNAAMVLAKQARTNPRALAEKIAAHLENDPDIVGVEIAGPGFINLRLSDEAWRRELLAIADLGEEYGRSAMGGGKRVNVEFVSANPTGPMHMGHCRGAVVGDALSRLLEFAGFEVIREYYVNDAGSQVDTLARSAHLRYREALSEDIGEIPEGLYPGDYLKSVGATLAAEHGDRFAAADEAEWLPLFRRQAVAAMMDMIRADLALLGIRHDVFASEAELQAAGKPTEAEEWLRAKGLVYDGTLEAPKGKAPPEDWEPVELPLFRSTEFGDDQDRPIRKSDGKWTYFGADLAYHFQKAENADALIDIWGADHAGTVKRIKAAVAALTKGAGRDVPFDVKLIQMVKLLRDGEPVKMSKRSGNFITIADMVEEVGKDVVRFTMLTRKPDAQMEFDFAKVVEASRENPVFYLQYAHARIRSTLRKAGVAPSADHLDLLGADELALVREAAQFPRVVESAAQAREPHRIAFFLGDIAAAFHSFWNAGNDDPAKRIIQSENETLTAARLFLADQIGQVIRNGLSILGVEAVEEM
- a CDS encoding SPOR domain-containing protein, with amino-acid sequence MVSAREYHTPQGDAAAYDGDEFAFEDGDESLPWLEADDDDVPQGFDTTRLITIAVLMVVLLGAIVGAIWWLSNGPVAGGPAPDGSIVEAPEAPYKTAPEDEGGKTFAGTGDTSFAVGEGQMREGRLAELSSASDNAAPGMDTLTTPEAEETPNTASPPRSQSLPDGTAVQVGAYSSRSDAEAGWGTIIRQTDLLSGVEHRIVEGQADIGRVYRLQAVGGSRENARRLCGALSNAGIPCTVK
- the nagZ gene encoding beta-N-acetylhexosaminidase; this encodes MTPAIFGLSGPTLTAEERAFFADADPAGYILFARNCVDREQLRALTDDLRAIRGRDRLIVSIDQEGGRVARMKPPEWQRYPAGEVFDRLYRVAPASAIEAIRVNAEAMGRDLAECGITVDFNAPLDVRRAYTDDVIGDRALGSEPLQVAALGRGMLEGLGRAGIVGCLKHIPGHGRATADSHKEMPVVHAVAAELEADIAPFRALAHHPLGMTCHLMFPAWDAENPATQSPTIIRDVIRGAIGFDGLLLTDDIDMQALEGSVPERSERALAAGCDITLNCWGRMDDMIGIAERNPAMPEETARRLDRVHAAMGTSQEGLESAELLAKRDALLTAAGIAV
- a CDS encoding segregation and condensation protein A — its product is MPFAGEEPEGEGQAGASTEDGALYLELDGWEGPLDLLLDLARRQKVDLRQISILALVDQYLDYIEHAEALKLELAADYLVMAAWLAYLKSSLLLPREEQEEPSAEELALRLQLRLQRLGAMREAAARLMARDRIGRDVFLRGAPEGLRIERKTLWKCDQYALIGAYGRVKARTAPAVHMVRERPVMTLDSALDRVSAMLGVTLDWMELREFLPAHAEPRLRRSALASSFVAALELARLGRAELRQDETFGALRLRRVRR
- the scpB gene encoding SMC-Scp complex subunit ScpB; its protein translation is MTEMERAIEAALFAAEEPLSVEELARFLGDASHDDVRQGLEALSDHYATRGLRIVERGRRWHFETAPELAHFLRRERQQVRSLSRAATEVLAIVAYHEPVSRAELESIRGVQTSGGTLDVLMEAGWIRIAGRRDVPGRPTIYATTPEFLDHFGLASRRDLPGIAELRAAGLLDPVEEAFDALIGGDDGGDEMSGEGDERGGPHAS
- the tatA gene encoding twin-arginine translocase TatA/TatE family subunit, with product MSLGPWQLIIIAIVILVLFGRGKISEMMGDFGKGISSFKKGMKEEEEANREPAPRLEGPAHEAKPASQATADPRPAEKSETRS